In the genome of Gloeotrichia echinulata CP02, one region contains:
- a CDS encoding thymidylate synthase has product MTATSQATQFQYKPLHKPNQLIYGQGQTAVITGWTVKGTVQKQLHPHEYAVIGQLYSPTRGLNLLLRNLLYNPHVRYLVILNATKEDSNAGACECLKDFFRHGFAEGLSDTGRRCWVIRSAIPGYIDIEIDANALETLRNSIEYIEAKSINEACTLVKSYAQRETVEPWGLPLEFPMSTIYPVVLPGTRYGHRIEGKTIAETWVKIIHRIKTTGTIRPTGYDGQWQELIDLMAIVTDEPEDFYFPEPNYLPIDRSFLEEYICQILDDAPYREGLKYTYGQRLRSWFGRDQIDQVIQKLIGEIDAASAVMTLWDVKDHEKGGSPCLNHIWLRVVDNELSLTATLRSNDMFAAWPANAMGLLALQKHIINQIAQHSDYQLKRGPLITISQSAHIYDDTWSNAEQLIQKQYTAICKKLDYYDPAGNFLIEIVENKIVVTQTTPGSGEVVSCYSSKDPLKLLREICSSSPSIRPDHAGYLGMELQKASECLKTGKKYIQDSK; this is encoded by the coding sequence ATGACAGCAACCAGTCAGGCAACCCAATTTCAATACAAGCCACTGCACAAGCCTAACCAACTAATTTATGGTCAAGGACAGACCGCTGTGATTACAGGGTGGACTGTAAAAGGTACGGTGCAAAAACAATTACATCCACATGAGTATGCTGTAATTGGGCAACTCTACTCACCCACACGGGGACTGAATTTACTGCTTCGCAATTTGTTGTATAATCCCCACGTCCGCTACTTAGTGATATTGAACGCCACGAAGGAGGACAGCAATGCTGGTGCATGTGAGTGCTTGAAGGACTTTTTCCGTCACGGTTTTGCAGAAGGTTTAAGCGACACTGGACGCAGATGCTGGGTAATTCGCTCTGCTATTCCTGGTTACATTGATATTGAAATTGATGCCAATGCTCTAGAAACACTGCGAAATTCTATAGAGTACATAGAAGCAAAATCAATCAATGAAGCTTGTACTTTGGTGAAATCTTATGCTCAACGGGAAACTGTTGAACCCTGGGGTTTACCGTTAGAATTCCCCATGTCTACCATTTACCCCGTTGTTTTACCAGGGACACGCTACGGACACAGAATTGAAGGTAAGACAATAGCCGAAACTTGGGTAAAAATTATTCATCGCATTAAGACAACGGGGACAATTCGACCAACTGGGTATGATGGACAATGGCAAGAATTAATTGATTTGATGGCAATTGTTACTGATGAGCCAGAGGATTTTTATTTTCCCGAACCGAATTATTTACCAATTGACCGGAGTTTTCTAGAAGAATATATTTGCCAAATTTTAGATGATGCACCCTATCGAGAAGGGTTGAAATATACATACGGTCAGCGGTTACGTTCCTGGTTTGGACGCGATCAAATTGACCAAGTGATTCAAAAATTAATTGGAGAAATTGATGCTGCTAGTGCAGTAATGACCCTATGGGATGTGAAAGATCATGAAAAAGGCGGTAGTCCTTGTCTAAATCACATTTGGCTGAGAGTTGTAGATAATGAATTATCCTTAACTGCTACTCTCAGAAGTAATGATATGTTTGCTGCATGGCCTGCAAATGCAATGGGATTATTGGCTCTGCAAAAACATATTATAAATCAAATTGCTCAACATTCTGACTATCAATTAAAAAGGGGACCACTGATTACCATAAGTCAGTCTGCTCATATCTATGATGATACGTGGAGTAATGCTGAACAGCTAATTCAAAAACAGTATACCGCCATTTGTAAAAAACTTGATTACTACGACCCAGCCGGAAACTTCTTAATTGAAATTGTAGAAAACAAGATAGTTGTTACACAGACAACTCCAGGGAGTGGTGAGGTTGTAAGTTGCTATTCTAGTAAAGATCCGTTGAAATTGCTCAGAGAAATCTGCTCGTCTTCGCCTTCAATACGTCCAGATCATGCTGGATATTTGGGAATGGAATTACAGAAAGCATCTGAGTGTTTGAAAACTGGTAAAAAATACATTCAGGATAGTAAATAA
- a CDS encoding thioredoxin family protein, with the protein MVLTASTMLPLGTKAPDFHLPEVVNEKTISVSTFADKKALLVMFICRHCPFVKHIQEQLALLGKDYFNSDLGIVAISTNDAKKYPDDAPESLKLMATELGFKFPLCYDETQETAKAYTAACTPDFFLFDSDRQLVYRGQLDDSRPSNGKPVTGADLRAAIEALLAGQPVPDEQKPSIGCNIKWKPGNEPSYFS; encoded by the coding sequence ATGGTTTTAACTGCTTCTACGATGTTGCCGCTAGGCACTAAAGCGCCAGATTTTCATCTACCAGAAGTGGTAAATGAAAAGACGATTTCAGTATCTACCTTTGCTGATAAAAAAGCGCTATTGGTAATGTTTATTTGTCGGCATTGTCCGTTTGTAAAGCACATTCAAGAACAATTGGCGCTCTTAGGAAAAGATTACTTTAACAGTGATTTAGGAATTGTTGCCATCAGCACCAATGATGCAAAAAAATACCCCGATGATGCACCAGAGTCTTTGAAATTAATGGCGACAGAACTTGGGTTTAAATTTCCCTTGTGCTACGACGAAACGCAGGAAACAGCGAAGGCTTATACAGCAGCTTGCACACCAGATTTTTTTCTATTTGATAGCGATCGCCAACTCGTTTATCGTGGACAATTAGATGATAGTCGTCCCAGTAATGGCAAACCTGTAACCGGTGCAGATTTACGCGCTGCTATTGAGGCGTTGCTGGCGGGTCAGCCTGTACCTGATGAGCAAAAGCCAAGTATTGGCTGCAATATTAAATGGAAACCTGGGAACGAACCCAGTTATTTTAGTTAA
- a CDS encoding chlorophyll a/b-binding protein → MRTNASIVDDQGLMNNFAIEPKVYVDEQGDRTGFTPYAELLNGRLAMIGFVSLIALEVVTGHGIFGILASL, encoded by the coding sequence ATGCGTACAAATGCTTCTATTGTTGATGACCAGGGTCTAATGAACAACTTTGCGATCGAGCCAAAGGTGTATGTAGATGAGCAAGGCGATCGCACTGGATTTACACCCTATGCAGAACTCCTCAATGGTCGTTTGGCAATGATAGGTTTTGTTTCTTTAATTGCATTAGAAGTTGTTACGGGACATGGTATATTTGGTATTTTGGCAAGTTTGTAA